From Parasteatoda tepidariorum isolate YZ-2023 chromosome 1, CAS_Ptep_4.0, whole genome shotgun sequence, one genomic window encodes:
- the LOC139426752 gene encoding zinc finger BED domain-containing protein 5-like → MALTHSSHLANIKVHELSQEYLQKTHPDKQNKDLSFFTNIQEFLKAPLVSGLLATSSKKCDDYLIAFYNISKFIADSGKANTIGTELILTVVKEVLETVLHHPVTSYVIKNFPLSNDTVRGRNGEMAEDVEVSLCILLISREFSLQVDESTFPCNISFTVGVGPVCKEKNIPPANIMSIATKGAPAMIGRRRGFIALLKSDIPDILAVHCMIHRQQLVGKNLSDRLHQLLQNIIYLL, encoded by the exons ATGGCTCTGACTCATTCAAGCCATTTGGCGAACATCAAAGTGCACGAGCTTTCG CAGGAGTACTTGCAAAAAACTCATCctgacaaacaaaataaagatttgtcaTTTTTCACGAACATCCAAGAATTTCTGAAGGCACCTTTGGTTTCAGGATTGCTAGCAACCTCATCTAAAAAATGCGACGATTATTTGATagctttttataatatatcaaaatttattgctgaTTCTGGGAAAGCTAATACCATCGGCACAGAGTTGATACTGACGGTTGTCAAGGAagttttagaaacagttttacaCCATCCAGTCACATCCtatgtaatcaaaaatttccCACTAAGCAACGATACAGTGCGGGGACGAAATGGTGAGATGGCTGAAGACGTTGAAGTTTCTTTATGCATACTTTTGATATCCAGAGAATTTTCCCTTCAAGTGGATGAATCAACCTTTCCATGCAATATAAGCTTTACTGTAGGCGTAGGTCCGGTTTGTAAAG AGAAAAACATTCCTCCTGCGAATATTATGTCGATTGCCACTAAAGGAGCTCCTGCAATGATAGGTCGACGTCGCGGGTTTATCGCCCTTTTGAAAAGTGACATACCTGACATTTTAGCTGTTCACTGCATGATTCACAGACAACAATTAGTAGGAAAAAATCTCAGCGACCGTTTGCATCAGTTATTGCAAAACATCATATATTTGTTGTGA